The genome window TTAAGTTAATATCATTGTTTTTATAAGTAAGTTTTGCAAGGTAAAAATGAGGGAGAGATTCATACTACtatcaaagagaagaaaataaatcttTGGAAAGTGGGTTTTTATGATCTGATAAAAACTCAAACCTATTTAAATGTTCCAGCTATTCTATATTTCCTTGAAAGGGGGCTCAACCTACAGGACCTGTTCATGATATTTCAAAGAAGATGGGAGTTTTTATGGAACTTTACCTTAATCAACATATTAAATTCAATGAATGAATAGAACAAAAGCAGGGGTAGTAGATAAAAGACCCTCTACTTCATGAGATGTGGTCCCCAACCAATTTGACTACTCCCTAGGGTTATAAAAAGGTCATACCCATTGCATAAAACTCCCACTTTCGTAGGGTATGCTGATTTGTGGACTCAAATCTACAATTTGTTGCTTTTGATGGAAGGCATTTGCCATCGCACCAAAACTTGACCTCTTACTTCTTAGGGTTATCATTAAGCTAAAATCATATaatcatttctttcttttcttttttcttttttaatccaataTCTTCATAAATGGAGCTGGAGCATACCCAATTACAATTGAAAATCATCTCTAAGTTGATAGATTAGCATTAATAatctaatatctttttttttttttaataagttttgaCACCAAGGGAAGGGAGATTCATTCTAGTGACCTCTACTTTATGAGATGTGATCTCTAGCCAATTGTGCTACTCCTTAGGGTTATAAAAAAGGCCATACCCGTTTGCATAAAACtcccactttttttcttttctttttcttcataaatGGAGCCGGAACAGAATATCCAAGTACTATTAAAAATCATAACAattctttttcaatttatttttcccttaattGGAGCCTCATAATCTAGTTTCCAATGCAACTCATCTTAGTAAAGTCAAAATGCAGAGAAATGAAAATGGAAGAAATCAAGGGCCTCAAATAAAGAAACAGGACTAACCATTTGAGTTTAGGGTCTGTAAAAACAGGACCCTTTTTCATGCACCCAAGGTAAGTCTGCGAATGAGACCGCTCTTTCACCAACAGCAGCGATAGGCGATCTGACAATTAATGGAAGCTAATTAAatgaatgccaaaaaaaaaaaaaaaaaattctttcaaaaaaaacttacaaacacATTGAAGATTTTCAATATATTCACCTGGCCTTAAATATATGTCGTCATCTGCCTTAACATAAAAATCAGCATCAAAAAGTGCATATGCAGCTTTAAAGTAAGCTAATctgcaaacaaaacaaaatttagatttgtaaAGTAGCAAATTAATTAGAAGCTATGAGCAGAAAGAGCAGCAACGTACGTTTTGTAGGGGAGTTTACTATACTCCTCTTCAATATCCAATAGCAAGAAATCATCATATTCTGCAACTTCTTTCTTTAGTTCTAACATCTTCGATTTATCATTGGTTTTACCAATCACAAACCTGAATGTCAATCCAGTTGCTTCTTCCAATCTGCAAAgccattttttcaaattcaatacTGAATTaaaggttaagaaaaaaaaaaaatcgatataCTGACCGTTGAAGAGATTGGGGATCGGATGGCATCCAAGTCTGGCGCAAAGAGCGCCTGCGTCCCACGGATCCGAACCCGGTCTGAATGCCGACGAAACCCATCACCTTCTGCCTCCTCCTCCTCGTCTTCTTCATATTCGGATCTACGCCAATTCCATCTCCATCGCCATCTCTGACGACTCCGTCTCCAACTCGCTCCCAGACGACTCGGATGGATCTTGGCTCGGCGTTCGCGCATTTTTGTGGCGCGCTGAGGAGCGCGGCGAGTCCAAAGACGAAGCCGGCGAGACCGATGAGAAGGCAGCTGGCGAGGATAAGCACCGTCGATCTGCGCGGGGAGGCCGGCGAAGGGCGGTTCTGGGCGTGGAACAACTTGGGCGATGAAGGCATGGTGATGCTAATATCTAGTCTAGTCTAGTCTAGTAGGAGTGTACGGACTACGGGTTGGGTTTCAtggaatcaaaaaaaaaaaaaaaaatacaaatcactCACCCACTTCGGAGAAGCTTTCCTCCTCCTCCCTcctactttctttcttttttctctttactGCCACTGCGGCAGTTACCAATATTATGAATTTCGATCTCGCATCTTTCGCCCTTtttggggtgtttggtttgtgtttttaaacaaccattttcagtttttaaacaatatttcacgtattttaacacattttttcacccacacgtactttcacaaatgttttcaaataataattttcaatttttaaacacatgtaccaaacgggcccttgtTTCCGATTAAACTCTAAACAATACTTtacacaataataatattcacTATTCACGAActacaatactttttaaattcACAAGTTTTTATGTTAgggtttttttgttaattaataacatttttataataattttaccGCAAATTTTTAAGGGGataaaattgttattgattttaatatGAACCTcgttaatattatatttttatctgttaatattctaataataatttacaatctaaaatttattatgaaaatactgTAAACTAACATTACTTAAAGTGATTATGAATAAGAATTTTTAAACAAGTAGTACTTCAGATGCATGGATAATTGTCCTTCAATAGAATATAATTGTATGTATGATATTAATCACATgctaaatttaataaaacacATGACTTTTACATGCAGCGATTTCTTAAAATCTATAATATTTTAACTTATACCTTTATGTATTCCTAActaattttccttcaattttcaaatagtataaaaaaaacttGCTGGTTGTTACATGTATATTTAGACTATATTTTACatgcaatcaaacacttgaaaatgaaaaaatattttacaaaaaatattgtacatCGAAACAAACGAAACATCAGCTACAATAAgattctcacccaaaaaaaaagaaaaattgtatcaTGTATGtcctaacttatttttttaaatataaaatataatatttatttcataGCTTCTAAGACGTGAACAACTTACCTTACGTTTTCCAGTCTCTCATTGTCTCTCAAATCGTTTCCCACCATTCGAAGACTCATGTTTAACAAATACGAGATTGACTTTTCACCAACTTGGAAACCTACAATATCAACGTGATTGCCGTAGTAAGTAGAAGACCAATATATAAGGCCCACACAAAAATCATAAGATttattatgtcatttttttttttactgatgCAATTCTAGGCATCCTCTCAAAATAGAGGCCCAGTGGCAGTTAAGGATTTTTTTCTAGGGAGGTTATTATGAAGATATATCTTGGGTAAGAGATGTATCTTGCACTCTAAGAAgatttcttattataaatttgtccaTAATATGTACTAGCAATAGAATAAATggtaaactataagttcatttgacatattttttcttaatacaatgaatatattaattattttcattaagtgaactttaattattactacttaaaataattttatttattagtttaggaaaattatatgtttatattttactatcaatgtaagatttatattgtaaactaaacaaatgtgtacaatattgtacaaatttgCAAAAATGTACAATACACATTTGTTTAGAGACAAtataaatcttaaattgataGTACAATGTAAACTAAGAATTTTCTATTAGTTTATTTCATATTTGCTAGAAtctaaatagtttttttttttttttttttttcatgttaaaAAAGACTATGATATTGTTAAGAATATCTTATTTAAGCTTATTTCAACAagactttaaaaagttttagggttagggtgttcaaattttcattttagggggaaaaaataaaaaattagaaacaaaaaaattatatattatacaaaaaatgccagttcagggggttcatttgaaccccctgaactCTACATAACGCCGCCCCTGAATAGAGCTCCATCTGATCATATCATTTGGGCTCACACTTTGTCAAGTTTGTTAGTGCTTACAAATTGTTGGTTTCTTGTGCTTGACTTGAGAATGCAAGTAGTTCTAATTTGCTACAAAATAGGAATTTCTAGAATGGCATTTGGTAATTGCGAGTTCCTAATAAAATCAAGCACCTCATTTGGAGGGCATGCAATAATTTGCTACCTACCATGAGTAATCTTTGTTGCCGCCAAATCACTAATACAGCAATGTGTGAATTATGCAAGCTTCGTGAGGAGAACATGTTGCATGCTATCTGGTATCGTTTGGAATTCCTTCACCTGGTTTCACCAAGCGGTTAACTCTCCTCCATCAGATTTCTATGatttgttttccaaatttttgtaGGTACCGGACGAACATAGCGCTGAAATATTTGCCATCACAACTTGGTTGATTTGAAACTAGAGAAATTCTCTACACTTTGGTCGACCAGTCCATCCTCTAGCCAGTTTGTATGCCATGGCAGGCAACTATCTACACAAATTCCTTGCTGCCCAGGAACTTGAACCAGTGCTGCCACTCCCTCCAGTTCTATAGCAGTGGCGTACTCCAGAAGTTGACCACTACAAAGTGAACTTCGACGCATTGGCCTTAAAAGCGTCAAACTTGGCTAGTATCGAGGTTATTATACGTGATTGAcgttgatgatgccgaaaatcgTCAATTAGTCACACAGTCTTCACGTGCTCAAGACAACACCTGTACAACACAGAACAAGAAGACCTTAGGAGAGTACCGGTATGGTACCGGCCAAAAACCCTTCAAAAGTTAAGTTAGGgaactttcacaactctagagtgccagagctaggtaaattatgcgtacctaaGTTTGTGAGtgctttggggtttttatagtagtgtagaatcgacttttttttttcttggggaAGAGGAATTTTTCCTTATAAAGAAGATCCTCATAAAAGCACATATTTTACGAGATCCTTTCCATATAACGATTTTGCTGATTAGGGTTAACCATGAGGCAcaagatattttcttttgaagtttCTTCAGGACTACTTAAACCATGTGGATGCCACATGACCTTGTCACCGTCCACTTTGTATCCATCTGCTTTCCTATCGATCCTCCATGGAGAGTTCATCTTCTTGTGTACACCCCCCTCGTCTTCTTCCATCATCTTAATCACAAGCTAAAAGTACCATCGCTCATGACTAGTTTAGTAGAATGAGACCGTCTACATCCATTTTACCTTCTTCAGTTGCCCCTTCACTCTACAGGTCCATCACATAATGTTAGGACGAATCCGTGGAGTGACGGTCTAACTTTAACTTTGGGAGATGTGTTCTGATTGACAAGCTAGCCTAGGGTCATTAATGCAATAGGGGCACATGTCATATTTTTAGTGGTTAATTGCTCGGACTAAAGTGTCCTTTCATCTTCCGTGCCGTTCCCTCTATATATATGTTGCTCATTCctcttattttttacttttcgcAACCAATTTTCTGATCAAAGAGTTACCGTCTTCTTCATCAAACCTTTATGCTGTCCAATTGGTGTGATCGTCTGTTATAATTCATCCATCCCCTTGCTTCGCACTGTTCAACTGTAAGTACCCTTCTTTTTATACTTCCccccttttcaattttttacttaaatattGCACGCTCGTCGCCTGTATAAACCTATAGAGTCTTAGGATTTTTATCCGTCACGTGTAGGTGACCGATGTCTAGTGAGGCGTCCAGTGATCAATCGTGGGTCTACGAAGGAGCAGGCTACAATGAGGTGTTTCCGTCAGGTCAAGGTGACCTCGGCACCTCCAACAGTGAAAGGGTTCCATTAGCCAACTCTTCTTCCGTGGGAGAGGACAAGGACATGGAGGTGGACGGGTCGGAGAGTGATTCCAATGATGACTTAGCTGATGATGAACCCCCCACTCAATCCGTCATAGGCCCTAATGGGTTTAGGGAGTTTATCATGATTCCATTGTAGACAATTAATGACTTCAACTCTTCCATCAAGCAAACACACTTTAATACACTTAAGGAGAAATACCAGATACCGGTCAACATACCAATCCATCTACCCTCCAAACGTGAAAAGTGTTATTATGAAGGTCTGGAAGATGTTAGTGTGTATGAGCAGAAGCTGAAAGCGGGCCTGAGATTCCCTTTTAGTGTCCTTCACCGTCGTCTTCTTCAGTACCTTGGACTATCCGTCACCCAAATCTCTCCAAACGCCTGGAGAGTCTTCCTGGGTGCGGAAGTCCTGCATGGGGTTTTGTCTGACAGGGCATGAATGATGATGGTGGAAGAGTATTTTCATTGTTATCGTCTGTCCGAGATCACCCAATCAAGTGGCATGTACAATTTCATGCCTAGGAGTCCGTTGCTTAGGTTAGTATACGACACTCCTGATTCGAATAGAaactggaagagtcgttacttTTTCATTCAAGGGGATGACTAGATGTGTCATCCCAGTAATCAAGAGTACATGCTTGTGGACAAAACTTGGGATATAATGCCCCCGTCTGGTATGTATCCGTCCATCTCAGGTCTTCATTTACTACTGTTTATTTCGTCTGATATTCTAACCGTGTCTGTTTTTAGCTCGGGATCATCCAAAAGTCACCCTTGAAGAGTGGAGCTTTTTGGAAAGGATCTTTATGATCACTAAGCTATCGGAGAGGTTGTGGTTGAAGTTGGTTACCTTAGATACCCTCCACTAGTATTGCAACAGTCCTGAACCAACTAAGGCTACCCGTCGTTACGACACACGAGTCCGTCAACGTAAGTCCGTTGCCCAATACTTTCCTTTTTTGCATTTTAGTAGCTTAGCTTTTAAcccatccatttttatgcagaATGGGAGATAGCAAGAGGAAAGCCTTCATCAAGCAGCAGGCCACTGCTAGGAAGAAACTAGAGGGTAGCCTACCCCTTAAGATGGGTCAAGCTAATCCGTCCACCAAGAGAAAACCGTCAGAAAAGGTGGACCGTCTACCTAAGAAACCAAAGGTTAGGTCGGGGTCAACTATTGGTGAGACCCCTACCATCAGCAAGCTGCCCCTTAAGCCAGGTCCGGGCAAGGGAAAAGGACTGATGAAGGGCCAAGTTCCTACCACCGAGGAGCACCCCGTCCTTCTTcgtgaagactcaagctatgCCCTTAAGTAGCTCTCGTCCATTATCAAGGACGATGAATATTCAGTCTTGGTTAATCGTGCTACAGGGGCCATGGAGGAGACGAGCCTTTTTAGCTTGGCACAGGTATGTCTATCCGTCCacttgtgtttgttttgttccAGTGTTGTCTTTTCTAAACCTCACGAGATGGTTATAAGCCGTCTGAGGGATAAGCTAGACGCTAAGGAGACGGAGGTACAGGAGCTATTGGCCTGGAAGGATGTCCAAGTACGGAAGCTTGACTTGACCAAACAGTTCTTAAAGGAATTGGAGGCACAAGTCAAAgcaatgaagaaaattttgaaggacAAAGAGGGCGAGGTCACGAAGGTAAAGAGTCAACTCCATCAGGCAAAGGAGGATGCGATTAAGGAATATCGTGATTTCGATGACCTCCTAAGGGAGCTCGGCAGCTCCTTTGCTGATGGTTTTGATGACTGCTTCCAACAGGTCAAAGCCTCTTTTTCGAACTTGGACCTTTCCCACATCTCAATTGATGCCAGAGGCTAGACTCCAACCCCTCCAGCTGACTCGGAAGAGATTGACAAGCTCTTCGTTGAGGACATAACTGTCAACCTTCAAGATGACGGGGACACTGTTCCTGGTGATCAAGAGAAATCCGTCGAGCATGGTACCCGTCAACCTAAAGATGTGCAGATTATTGAAGAGAAGAATGAAGAAACCCCCACCGTCCAGCAGTAGTTTTACTTATGAAGAAACCCCCACCGTCCAGCAGtagttttacttttttcttttttacttagctttctttttctttttttctttttttctttttttcttttttaagtgtAAAGATCTTTTGGAAGAACAATATTTACGTTTAATTTTAACCGTTGCCTATTGTTTTTGCCCTTTATGGgcctttataatattttgattagATGCTTAACAATATGGATATTTGTGCAAGATATCCGTCTATTTAATATCTACAAACTAACTCTTGGGATGAACCCTCTTGTGAACTTTAATAAATACAAGCCATTGGCTAGAAtgaatccgtccactttgtaGACTAAGCGATTATAAGTCAACCATTGAGCCCGTCCAGTTCCTGGGTTTTATGAGTCATCCCCTTAGGGTtaatccgtccactttatggacttgataaatTTGAGTCATCCCTTCGGGATGAATCCGTCCACTTCATGGATTGGTATGAATACAAGTCACCTGTATAGTATAAACCCGTCCATTTTGCGGACTGATTAAATTTGAGTAATCCCTTTAGAATGAacccgtccactttatggactagATAAACTTGAACctgtccactttatggacttgttaTAACTCATCTCTTAAGGATGAaacccgtccactttgtggactggAAAAACTTGAGCCCGTCCACcttatggacttgataatgaTTATGTAAAGATGTAGATAGCATACTCATGGCATTTCTgaataactcctcttattgtGTGATAAATATGCGTATAGAAattgttttttggaaaatgaaaaatctgcCCTTCAAGctttaaaaggaataaaaatttaactaaaaagtGATAAAATGGAAACGATGGGAGTGACGAGAATGCATTACCTTGACGAAGTCAACACTAATGACGAGTTCATCCCTAGTGACGAGGAAATCagtcatcactgacgaaggaaaaaaaatcattcaatgaAACCAGCCAATAACTGGAGCAGTTACGAAACCAGCCAAACAGACTGTTGGGAGCCTATTAAAAGCCCCATTATTGGGCAGGAGGCGTTACTAAGAAAGGCATTAACACTCCAACGGCTAGcaaccaaaatcacatatataaagccctcacattGGCAGCAGAAGGTACAAATACTGACACTCTAAGAAAGTACCCATTACTATTCTagttcattcatttccatttcgCGAATTGCTTTTTTGtcctaactttggcatcggaggcgttgtggcaagcaccacaccggtgaccctcTTAAAGGATACATTGGTGCTGACGGGGAGTTCCACTTGCCCATTTCGACTGACGAATTCACACTTCTTCAGGAAATAAGGAGTATTGTTGTCCATGCTGCTATATACTGGTAGAACTTCTTCAAGTGCTCCATGTTCCAGGGGTGGTGCAACTTCTGCCAGTCCAGTGTCTCCAGGTGGTAAGTTCCCTTCCTATGCCATGACGCGAtcctataaggtccttcccaaatAGGTTCTAGCTTTCCCTATGAGGTGTTTTTCGCAGTGCCTATTACCCCTCTTAGGACAAGATCTCCAACCTAAAAGTCCCAATGTCTGACCTTGGAGTTGCAGTGCTTGGCCATGAGGTCTTGATATCGTGTTAACCTTTGCTCAGCCGTTGCTTTGACCTCGTCCACCAGATTAAGCTGCAGGCGCATTACTTCATCATTTCTACCTTCATTATGGTTTCCTACtctgtagcttgtgagccctaTTTCAGTTGGAATGACTACGTCGCTTCCATATGCTAGTTGAAACGGTGTCTCTCCTGTAGGTATCCTTGTtgttgtcctgtatgcccataagACACTTGGCAATTCTTCCGGCCATATagcctttgccccctcgagcctgGTCTTAataattttgagcaaggatcggttcatGACCCCAACTTGCCCATTGGCCTGAAGGTGGGTGGGAGATGAGTAGTAATTCTTGATCCCTAGTTGTGAGTAAAAGTCTCTGAATGTGTCGTTGTCGAACTGCTTCCCATTGTCTGAGACCAGCACTCTATGTATACCGTACCtgtagatgatgttttttcgtACGAAACGTTGCACATTTTTCTTCGTGATGGTGGCCAGTGCTtcggcttccaccca of Quercus lobata isolate SW786 chromosome 8, ValleyOak3.0 Primary Assembly, whole genome shotgun sequence contains these proteins:
- the LOC115957282 gene encoding probable beta-1,3-galactosyltransferase 14, with amino-acid sequence MPSSPKLFHAQNRPSPASPRRSTVLILASCLLIGLAGFVFGLAALLSAPQKCANAEPRSIRVVWERVGDGVVRDGDGDGIGVDPNMKKTRRRRQKVMGFVGIQTGFGSVGRRRSLRQTWMPSDPQSLQRLEEATGLTFRFVIGKTNDKSKMLELKKEVAEYDDFLLLDIEEEYSKLPYKTLAYFKAAYALFDADFYVKADDDIYLRPDRLSLLLVKERSHSQTYLGCMKKGPVFTDPKLKWFEPLSYLLGKEYFLHAYGPIYALSADVVASLVALRNNSFRMFSNEDVTIGAWMLAMNVNHENNQALCEPECTQSSIAVWDIPKCSGLCNPEKKLLELHQRESCSKSPTQASDD